One part of the Populus alba chromosome 18, ASM523922v2, whole genome shotgun sequence genome encodes these proteins:
- the LOC118034359 gene encoding eukaryotic translation initiation factor 5A, protein MSDEEHHFESKADAGASKTYPQQAGTIRKNGYIVIKNRPCKVVEVSTSKTGKHGHAKCHFVGIDIFNGKKLEDIVPSSHNCDVPHVNRTDYQLIDISEDGFVSLLTENGNTKDDLRLPTDDNLLTPIKDGFGEGKDLVVTVMSAMGEEQICALKDIGPKN, encoded by the exons ATGTCGGACGAGGAGCACCACTTTGAATCAAAGGCTGATGCAGGAGCCTCCAAGACTTACCCTCAGCAAGCTGGTACTATCCGCAAGAATGGCTATATAGTCATCAAGAACCGTCCTTGCAAG GTTGTTGAGGTTTCCACCTCAAAGACAGGCAAGCATGGACATGCTAAGTGCCACTTTGTGGGGATTGATATATTTAATGGGAAAAAGCTAGAAGATATTGTTCCTTCATCTCACAACTGTGAT GTTCCCCATGTTAATCGTACTGATTATCAGCTGATTGATATCTCTGAAGATGGCTTT GTGAGTCTTTTGACTGAAAATGGAAATACCAAGGATGATCTGAGGCTTCCCACCGATGATAATCTGCTTACTCCG ATTAAAGATGGGTTTGGTGAAGGAAAGGACCTTGTGGTGACTGTCATGTCTGCCATGGGAGAGGAGCAGATCTGTGCCCTTAAGGACATTGGTccaaaaaattga